The following coding sequences are from one Planctomycetaceae bacterium window:
- a CDS encoding cellulose synthase family protein, which yields MNLLELAQSFLITVYTLALVVVSIYGLHRWVLVILYFRHRKNVPTPPSTFDPLPRVTVQLPMFNESLVAKRIIEQTCQIDYPRDRMQIQVLDDSTDETTEICRQTADACRARGFDISFVHRTNRQGYKAGALENGLKTATGEFVTIFDADFIPPPDILRRSVHYFTDPKVCVVQTRWEHLNRNDSLLTRSQAMFLDGHFMIEHVARNRSDRFMSFNGTAGTWRIRAIEDAGGWRNDTLTEDLDLSYRAQLKGWKFVFLPELASPAELPPEMDAFKAQQFRWTKGGAQTALKMLPRLLLSKAPLKVKVEGFFHLTGFTLHFYMAMLVLLLFPASCLRAASYGQASIWLTLFDMTVFTLATLSATVFYAASQFQLFRDWRTAFKFMPMLMALGVGMCISNTKAIFEAVIGKRSEFVRTPKYGRSVDGGAAALPGAVRPKRKNHWLPYVEMGFGVYLGLCALLSMASVWGMLGSPFLIIFSFGFFYVSVLSFQARREVVVEKTAAPQVVRETV from the coding sequence ATGAACTTGCTGGAACTGGCACAATCGTTTTTGATTACCGTATACACCCTGGCGTTGGTGGTGGTTTCGATCTACGGCCTGCACCGTTGGGTGCTGGTGATTCTGTATTTCCGCCATCGCAAGAACGTGCCGACGCCGCCGTCGACGTTCGACCCGCTGCCGCGCGTGACGGTGCAGTTGCCGATGTTCAACGAGAGCCTCGTGGCCAAGCGGATCATCGAGCAGACCTGCCAGATCGACTACCCGCGCGATCGCATGCAGATCCAGGTGCTCGACGACAGCACCGACGAGACGACCGAAATCTGCCGCCAGACCGCGGACGCCTGCCGAGCCCGCGGATTCGACATCAGCTTCGTCCACCGGACCAACCGTCAGGGCTATAAGGCCGGGGCGCTGGAGAACGGTCTCAAGACCGCCACCGGCGAGTTCGTCACGATCTTTGACGCCGACTTCATTCCCCCGCCGGACATTCTCCGCCGCAGCGTGCATTATTTCACCGATCCGAAGGTCTGCGTCGTGCAGACGCGGTGGGAGCATCTCAACCGAAACGACAGCCTGCTGACGCGCAGCCAGGCGATGTTCCTCGACGGGCACTTCATGATCGAGCACGTCGCCCGCAACCGCAGCGACCGCTTCATGAGCTTCAACGGCACGGCTGGCACGTGGCGCATCCGGGCCATCGAAGACGCCGGCGGCTGGCGCAACGACACGCTGACCGAAGACCTCGACCTGTCCTACCGAGCGCAGCTTAAAGGGTGGAAGTTCGTCTTCCTGCCCGAGTTGGCCAGCCCGGCGGAGCTGCCGCCGGAGATGGACGCGTTCAAGGCCCAGCAGTTCCGCTGGACCAAGGGCGGCGCGCAGACGGCCCTGAAGATGCTCCCGCGGTTGCTGCTGTCGAAGGCGCCGCTGAAGGTCAAGGTCGAGGGGTTCTTCCACCTGACCGGTTTCACCCTGCACTTCTACATGGCCATGCTGGTGCTGCTGCTGTTTCCCGCCTCGTGCCTGCGGGCCGCCTCCTACGGCCAGGCCAGCATCTGGTTGACGCTGTTCGACATGACGGTCTTCACGCTGGCGACGCTGTCCGCTACCGTCTTCTACGCCGCCAGCCAGTTCCAGCTCTTCCGCGACTGGCGTACGGCATTCAAGTTCATGCCGATGCTGATGGCGTTGGGCGTGGGCATGTGCATCTCGAACACCAAAGCGATTTTTGAGGCGGTCATAGGCAAGCGCAGCGAGTTTGTGCGCACGCCGAAGTACGGGCGCAGCGTCGATGGCGGTGCAGCAGCGCTGCCCGGCGCGGTCCGTCCCAAGCGGAAGAACCACTGGCTGCCGTATGTGGAGATGGGCTTCGGCGTTTACCTCGGACTCTGCGCGCTGCTGTCGATGGCCAGCGTCTGGGGCATGCTGGGCAGCCCATTCCTGATCATCTTCTCGTTTGGATTCTTCTATGTCTCGGTGCTGAGCTTCCAGGCCCGCCGCGAGGTGGTGGTGGAAAAGACCGCTGCGCCCCAGGTCGTACGCGAGACGGTTTGA
- a CDS encoding vWA domain-containing protein, with amino-acid sequence MKIPVQCDRCGRKMAIESQPGRGRCVCGREVRIPSAIAAMPVTRIEPAAAVAAEDRAVQKCREAEGVLARVFPWLVSGLLHVALGLVMMLLVIMVAQKPQSPITVQSGYSDALVMRMADPERPNTHALDPARNAPPSQRLWKGPVAPDPGRPDKPQIRTILGPSLARTSEPSPSEGPIFRTGPPQRDRNDRSFPPRGLPADDTVFVIDRSGSMSDSFGYLCDQINREVTRLKAGQRFAVILFDSGAPIEFRKGLAAPTAEVRLALARFLFQVKPLGQTDPQPALKRAFAALRTDSSADRRQLVHLLTDGEFPDNAKAIRLVTALNAQRFVQVNTYLYGSRSGVAESTLKTIAAENHGEYHWIKAE; translated from the coding sequence ATGAAGATTCCAGTTCAGTGTGACCGATGCGGGCGGAAGATGGCGATCGAGTCACAGCCGGGGCGCGGGCGATGCGTCTGCGGGCGCGAGGTGCGTATTCCCTCGGCCATTGCGGCTATGCCCGTGACGCGGATCGAACCGGCCGCCGCGGTGGCGGCGGAAGATCGCGCCGTGCAGAAATGCCGCGAGGCCGAGGGCGTGTTGGCGCGGGTGTTTCCGTGGCTGGTCAGTGGACTGCTTCACGTGGCGCTGGGGCTGGTCATGATGCTGCTGGTTATCATGGTCGCCCAGAAGCCCCAGTCGCCCATCACGGTGCAGAGCGGGTATAGCGACGCCCTGGTGATGCGCATGGCGGACCCGGAAAGACCGAATACCCACGCCCTTGATCCAGCAAGGAACGCGCCTCCCTCGCAGCGGCTCTGGAAGGGGCCCGTCGCGCCAGACCCGGGGCGCCCTGACAAACCGCAGATCAGGACGATCCTGGGGCCGAGTCTGGCCCGGACGAGTGAACCATCGCCCAGCGAGGGGCCGATATTCCGCACGGGGCCCCCGCAGAGGGATCGCAATGACAGATCGTTCCCGCCCCGCGGCCTGCCGGCGGACGACACGGTATTCGTGATCGACCGCAGCGGGTCGATGTCGGACTCGTTCGGCTACCTCTGCGATCAGATCAACCGAGAGGTGACGCGCCTCAAAGCAGGTCAGCGTTTCGCCGTGATCTTGTTCGACAGCGGTGCGCCCATCGAGTTTCGCAAAGGTCTGGCGGCGCCCACCGCCGAGGTGCGGCTGGCCCTGGCGAGGTTCCTCTTTCAGGTCAAGCCCCTGGGACAGACGGATCCCCAACCGGCCCTGAAGCGAGCCTTCGCGGCGCTGAGAACCGACAGCAGCGCCGATCGCAGGCAGCTGGTGCATCTGCTCACCGACGGGGAGTTTCCGGACAACGCCAAAGCCATCCGCCTCGTGACGGCGCTGAACGCGCAGCGGTTCGTGCAGGTCAACACGTACCTCTACGGCAGCCGCTCGGGCGTGGCCGAAAGCACGCTTAAGACCATCGCCGCGGAGAACCACGGCGAGTACCATTGGATTAAAGCGGAATGA
- a CDS encoding VWA domain-containing protein, with translation MEEEESHREEAMMIVMARSMPWVVSLFLHAALALIMFFLVIMVFNPPMDPNKVVVPSANLSPDPGGNFNTREQTAKAVSNRTKAASPNYSKKESALITDASRTNKQVTVYNQGGSSGGGSPTAGLAGGAGAPKAGLFGTGGNAHHIVYVIDRSGSMSDSLELVKRECAASMGRLQPSQDFHIILFAEGAPLEPVSKKLVSANDASKLEAVKFLRGVQAQAQTDPLPALKRAFAVLSAANPKLPGKLLFLLTDGVFPDNEKALATIRTLNARKDVHVNTFLYGNRPPVAVEVLKTIANENGGRYKFISGEE, from the coding sequence GTGGAGGAGGAAGAAAGCCATCGCGAGGAAGCCATGATGATCGTCATGGCCCGCTCGATGCCCTGGGTCGTCAGCCTCTTCCTGCACGCGGCATTGGCGCTGATCATGTTCTTCCTGGTGATCATGGTGTTCAACCCGCCGATGGACCCCAACAAAGTCGTCGTGCCCTCGGCCAACCTCAGCCCCGATCCCGGTGGCAACTTCAATACGCGCGAACAGACGGCCAAGGCCGTCAGCAACCGCACCAAGGCCGCCTCGCCGAATTACTCCAAGAAAGAGTCGGCCTTGATCACCGACGCCAGTCGCACCAACAAGCAGGTCACCGTGTACAACCAAGGCGGCAGTTCCGGCGGGGGCAGTCCGACCGCGGGCCTGGCCGGCGGCGCCGGAGCGCCTAAGGCGGGGCTGTTCGGCACCGGCGGAAATGCCCACCATATCGTGTATGTCATCGACCGGTCCGGTTCCATGAGCGACAGCCTCGAACTGGTCAAGCGCGAATGCGCCGCCTCCATGGGACGCCTGCAGCCCAGCCAGGACTTCCACATCATCCTCTTCGCCGAAGGCGCGCCGCTGGAACCGGTCTCGAAAAAACTCGTCTCGGCCAATGACGCCTCGAAGCTTGAGGCCGTCAAGTTCCTCAGGGGCGTGCAGGCCCAGGCCCAGACCGACCCGCTCCCCGCGCTGAAGCGAGCCTTTGCCGTGCTCTCGGCGGCCAACCCCAAGCTGCCCGGAAAGCTGCTGTTTCTGCTGACCGACGGCGTCTTTCCCGACAACGAAAAGGCCCTGGCGACCATCCGCACCCTCAATGCCCGCAAGGACGTACACGTCAACACGTTCCTCTACGGCAACAGACCGCCCGTGGCCGTTGAAGTGCTCAAGACCATCGCCAACGAAAACGGCGGAAGGTATAAATTTATCTCCGGCGAAGAGTAA
- a CDS encoding MotA/TolQ/ExbB proton channel family protein has product MLAQAQEMKWFDALFIDCGFVGWVLWLLSILAVALIVQYFMMVRRMNIMPTALREQVQQMFEERQYRAVIDLTENEPSFMGYVMHAALNEAAHGYPAMERAMEEAAEERTTKLLRNIEWLNLIGNVAPMLGLLGTVQGMIMAFFEIVKMGTVAPELIAKPIGLALVTTMEGLMIAIPVLSCFTFLRNRIDSLTSEAMTACQELIATFRPAGRS; this is encoded by the coding sequence ATGCTGGCACAAGCACAGGAAATGAAATGGTTTGATGCACTGTTTATCGACTGCGGGTTCGTCGGATGGGTGCTGTGGCTACTGAGCATCCTGGCCGTGGCGCTGATCGTCCAGTATTTCATGATGGTGCGCCGCATGAACATCATGCCCACGGCCCTGCGAGAGCAGGTCCAGCAGATGTTCGAGGAACGTCAGTACCGCGCCGTGATCGACCTGACGGAAAACGAACCCAGCTTCATGGGCTACGTCATGCATGCGGCGTTGAATGAGGCCGCCCATGGATACCCCGCCATGGAGCGCGCGATGGAGGAGGCCGCCGAGGAGCGCACCACCAAGCTGCTGCGAAACATCGAGTGGCTCAACCTGATCGGAAACGTCGCCCCGATGCTGGGGCTGCTGGGAACAGTGCAAGGCATGATCATGGCCTTCTTCGAGATCGTCAAGATGGGCACGGTCGCCCCCGAGCTGATCGCCAAGCCGATCGGTCTGGCGCTGGTGACGACGATGGAAGGGCTGATGATCGCCATCCCCGTGCTCTCGTGCTTTACCTTCCTGCGCAACCGCATTGACTCGCTGACCAGCGAAGCGATGACCGCCTGCCAGGAGTTGATCGCGACGTTCCGTCCCGCCGGGCGCAGCTAA
- a CDS encoding biopolymer transporter ExbD, translated as MAKKNLFADSKADMNMTPMIDVTFQLIIFFMLTSQSASDELDLRISLSRPKVSQALTDQAVRKAGNRVIVNVVSYDSDPKYKGRTVPEHLRGRADYYMILMPVRQVGDERKRQIKPQNAQNLVPMLQDRKIAAHDAKNNDKEFTMVVRADKRTRWDEVWPVVKAGTDADIPKMNMSALPKKGTE; from the coding sequence ATGGCCAAAAAGAACTTATTTGCCGACAGCAAGGCCGACATGAACATGACGCCGATGATCGACGTCACGTTCCAGTTGATCATCTTCTTCATGCTCACCAGCCAGAGCGCCTCGGACGAACTGGACCTGCGGATCAGCCTCTCGCGTCCCAAGGTCAGCCAAGCCTTGACCGATCAGGCCGTCCGCAAAGCAGGCAACCGCGTGATCGTCAACGTGGTGTCCTATGATTCCGACCCCAAGTACAAGGGCAGGACCGTCCCCGAGCATCTGCGCGGGCGAGCGGACTACTACATGATCCTCATGCCCGTGCGACAGGTCGGTGACGAACGCAAGCGGCAAATCAAGCCCCAAAACGCTCAAAACCTCGTGCCCATGCTGCAAGACCGCAAAATAGCCGCCCATGACGCCAAGAACAACGATAAGGAGTTCACCATGGTGGTGCGGGCCGACAAACGCACTCGATGGGATGAGGTCTGGCCGGTGGTCAAGGCCGGCACCGATGCCGATATCCCAAAGATGAATATGTCGGCACTGCCCAAGAAGGGAACGGAATAA
- a CDS encoding biopolymer transporter ExbD yields MAKSTKQIAGEEAVHYVPPRKKRERPKAAMQPPMTPMIDVTFQLIIFFLVGFQMRETEGLIPSALPQGDIGKSAEPEIFKKVFIRVQAQGDLKDRAVYQIKETLIQTTDPEELRVYLEGQKQSQNSDKVPVVIQADGDVQWEFIVEAFNAAVRAKLKNVAFASSDSI; encoded by the coding sequence ATGGCTAAATCCACCAAACAAATCGCCGGCGAAGAAGCCGTCCATTATGTTCCGCCCCGCAAAAAGCGAGAGCGACCTAAAGCCGCAATGCAGCCGCCCATGACGCCGATGATCGACGTGACCTTCCAGTTGATCATCTTCTTCCTGGTCGGTTTCCAGATGCGCGAGACGGAAGGCCTGATTCCGTCGGCTCTGCCCCAGGGCGATATCGGCAAGAGTGCCGAACCGGAGATTTTCAAGAAGGTGTTCATCCGGGTGCAGGCCCAGGGCGACCTGAAGGACCGCGCCGTCTACCAGATCAAGGAGACGCTGATCCAGACGACGGACCCCGAGGAACTCAGGGTCTATCTGGAAGGCCAGAAGCAAAGCCAGAACTCCGACAAAGTACCCGTGGTCATCCAGGCCGACGGGGATGTGCAATGGGAGTTCATCGTCGAGGCCTTCAACGCCGCGGTGCGCGCCAAGCTCAAGAATGTGGCCTTTGCCTCCAGCGACAGCATCTGA
- a CDS encoding tetratricopeptide repeat protein, producing the protein MDNERKSALGLPLRAAAVVLVAALFGGAASAQDAGADSGALQTIDPIALHRLMQDMGMWEAVKYQQSLLSAQGGAAQDVIAIETLVRQAKDREHNFSHEQRVAWLNEAIVRQLRVVEAAKVDDKADFKTRLKYAEARFQLAAMSGLDRVQSPYGLDMIFLRGSEEDRRMIVLLTRNAAPLVVDLLDRLRDQINNCTTLEQITLEKPRLEDLRSKVLPIGMWILLYRGLALPQDHPERAYYLSQAQGAGNECAKKDIDVHRGLLVEGTAAGALGQTERALKLLRQVDGEDYDPDLVGPRVQALFEIPRVLAGGGQYTEAMTAIDEFYKKSVAMIKRGYTPDDLAPLATAIEVEQDVSAVILRSYVYDAAAAKSSDAAKAADYRGQALNVLVEFINKHSGRADVQETLYKVIVRKYAANIKLEDPETLKKANPVVLMALAMGNYQTWNDPKLSEAQRLQLMAGPEKALKELLARKDDPAAVKMRPQALWYLAKIELVKRETLSAARTYFEIASKHPANGLAPGSAFNSVVCYSGLVGEMQEKNQSISPNLRREYVKALEALLEKPEWVQAAQQAAKAAGEDPNSVLTHYYELGVELQRLAEAIGNSAEVLNEKIALRKRAAAAYRRVPPIDLGAYMEAQYWALDMEAENVDASKESTTPPSIKEIGDLVSQAMEYSNKAAAEAAKPTAAAQAKMLREYGSRAAYLAATVKYNHQGIVIQALKELDELPKKWPGTTVIEASKEFRIRKLIENGNIEEARVSLNDFVSQYSDRSGPLIDLLIANIQKTIKQLDQGARGPTTEARLKSYRDGYAKFARMLYETKDNADAQTLLDRKQLYGDALIMAGQFAEALTLFEEISAAQTADREVKEKAISSKFDARHQALVQVGADPEQVYAICRKALDDLSAEFVRSTFVARDLQKVVVSLGKALGKDGSPAQSKPGEAQTKEQLASLCLRGHRKLMDRLAADEKEGIAFDAKTFWGLGRSYEGLKKFDEALKIYQRLTQGFDKARQAEQYWESELANCRCWLEAFRSDRGKIENLNVYVKKLEDADKTFGGKYPGFNAIKADIRQILN; encoded by the coding sequence ATGGATAACGAACGAAAATCAGCTTTGGGCCTGCCTCTGCGTGCCGCCGCGGTCGTCCTGGTCGCCGCCCTGTTTGGCGGCGCCGCCTCCGCCCAGGACGCCGGCGCCGACAGCGGGGCTTTGCAGACGATCGACCCGATCGCCCTGCATCGCCTGATGCAGGACATGGGCATGTGGGAGGCGGTCAAGTACCAGCAGTCGCTGTTGTCGGCACAGGGCGGGGCGGCCCAGGATGTCATCGCCATCGAGACGCTGGTTCGCCAGGCTAAAGACCGGGAACACAACTTTTCACACGAGCAGCGCGTCGCATGGCTCAATGAAGCCATCGTGCGGCAGCTCCGCGTGGTCGAGGCCGCCAAGGTCGACGACAAGGCTGATTTCAAGACCCGGCTCAAGTACGCCGAAGCGCGGTTCCAATTAGCCGCCATGAGCGGGCTCGACCGCGTGCAGAGTCCGTACGGGCTGGATATGATCTTCCTTCGCGGCAGCGAGGAAGACCGGCGGATGATCGTGCTGCTCACGCGCAACGCCGCGCCGCTGGTGGTGGACCTGCTCGATCGCCTGCGCGACCAGATCAACAACTGCACCACGCTGGAACAGATCACCCTCGAAAAGCCCCGCCTGGAAGACCTGCGCAGTAAAGTGCTGCCGATCGGCATGTGGATCCTGCTCTATCGCGGGCTGGCTCTGCCGCAAGACCACCCGGAGCGGGCCTACTATCTCTCGCAGGCACAAGGCGCCGGCAACGAGTGCGCCAAGAAAGACATCGACGTACACCGCGGACTGCTGGTGGAAGGCACCGCCGCCGGAGCGCTGGGGCAGACCGAGCGAGCTCTCAAGCTCCTGCGCCAGGTCGACGGCGAAGATTACGACCCGGATCTCGTGGGGCCGCGCGTCCAGGCCCTGTTCGAGATCCCGCGCGTCCTGGCCGGCGGCGGGCAGTACACCGAAGCCATGACCGCCATCGACGAGTTCTACAAGAAGTCCGTCGCGATGATCAAACGAGGCTACACGCCCGACGACCTCGCTCCCCTCGCGACCGCCATCGAGGTGGAGCAGGATGTCAGCGCTGTGATCTTGCGCAGCTACGTTTATGACGCCGCCGCGGCCAAGAGTTCCGACGCCGCCAAGGCCGCCGACTACCGCGGCCAGGCCCTCAACGTTCTGGTGGAGTTCATCAACAAGCACAGCGGGCGAGCGGACGTGCAGGAGACGCTCTACAAGGTCATCGTCCGCAAGTACGCCGCCAACATTAAGCTCGAGGACCCCGAGACGCTCAAGAAGGCCAATCCCGTCGTGCTGATGGCCTTGGCGATGGGCAATTATCAGACCTGGAACGACCCGAAGCTCTCCGAAGCGCAGCGCCTGCAACTGATGGCCGGTCCGGAAAAGGCTCTCAAAGAGTTGCTGGCCCGCAAGGACGATCCGGCGGCCGTCAAGATGCGCCCCCAGGCGCTGTGGTATCTGGCCAAGATCGAGCTGGTCAAGCGGGAGACTCTGTCGGCGGCGCGGACGTACTTTGAGATCGCGTCCAAGCACCCGGCAAACGGCCTGGCGCCGGGCAGCGCCTTCAACAGCGTCGTCTGCTATTCGGGACTGGTCGGCGAAATGCAGGAGAAGAACCAGTCGATCAGCCCGAACCTGCGACGCGAGTACGTCAAGGCCCTGGAGGCGCTGCTGGAGAAACCCGAATGGGTCCAGGCCGCCCAGCAGGCGGCGAAGGCGGCGGGGGAGGATCCCAACAGCGTTCTGACACACTACTACGAGTTGGGCGTGGAACTGCAGCGGCTGGCCGAAGCCATCGGCAATTCGGCGGAAGTGCTCAACGAGAAGATCGCCCTGCGCAAGCGCGCGGCGGCAGCCTATCGCAGAGTGCCCCCGATCGACCTGGGCGCCTACATGGAGGCGCAGTATTGGGCGCTCGATATGGAAGCGGAGAACGTCGACGCTTCCAAGGAAAGCACCACCCCGCCGAGCATCAAGGAAATCGGCGACCTGGTCTCCCAGGCGATGGAATACAGCAATAAGGCCGCAGCCGAAGCGGCCAAACCCACGGCGGCGGCACAGGCGAAGATGCTGCGGGAGTACGGTTCGCGGGCGGCGTACCTGGCGGCCACCGTCAAGTACAATCACCAGGGCATCGTGATCCAGGCGCTGAAGGAACTGGATGAGCTGCCCAAGAAGTGGCCGGGGACGACGGTCATCGAGGCCAGCAAAGAGTTCCGCATCCGCAAGCTGATCGAGAACGGGAACATCGAGGAAGCGCGGGTGAGCCTGAACGATTTCGTCTCGCAATACAGTGATCGCAGCGGTCCGCTGATCGACCTGCTCATCGCGAACATTCAGAAGACGATCAAGCAGCTCGATCAGGGCGCCCGAGGCCCTACCACCGAGGCACGCCTGAAGTCGTATCGCGACGGCTACGCCAAGTTCGCCAGGATGCTGTACGAAACCAAAGACAACGCCGATGCCCAGACGCTGCTGGATCGCAAGCAGCTCTACGGCGACGCCTTGATTATGGCCGGTCAGTTCGCCGAGGCGCTGACGTTGTTTGAGGAGATCTCCGCCGCGCAGACGGCCGACCGGGAGGTTAAGGAAAAGGCCATCAGCAGCAAGTTCGATGCTCGCCACCAGGCCCTCGTTCAAGTCGGCGCCGATCCCGAACAGGTGTATGCGATCTGCCGCAAGGCCCTGGACGACCTGTCGGCAGAGTTCGTGCGATCGACGTTCGTCGCGCGCGATCTTCAGAAGGTCGTCGTCAGCCTGGGCAAGGCCTTGGGCAAGGACGGCTCGCCCGCGCAGTCGAAGCCTGGCGAGGCCCAGACGAAAGAGCAGTTGGCCAGCCTGTGCCTTCGGGGGCATCGAAAGTTGATGGACCGGTTGGCGGCGGACGAGAAAGAGGGGATCGCCTTCGACGCCAAGACGTTCTGGGGCTTGGGGCGCAGCTATGAAGGGCTCAAGAAGTTCGACGAGGCCCTGAAGATCTACCAGCGCCTGACTCAGGGTTTCGACAAGGCCCGCCAGGCGGAGCAGTACTGGGAGTCGGAACTGGCCAACTGCCGCTGCTGGCTGGAAGCGTTCCGCTCCGATCGCGGTAAAATCGAGAACCTGAATGTGTACGTCAAGAAGCTGGAGGACGCCGATAAGACCTTCGGCGGCAAGTACCCCGGATTCAATGCGATCAAGGCGGACATCCGCCAGATCCTGAACTGA
- a CDS encoding sigma-70 family RNA polymerase sigma factor, whose amino-acid sequence MGKYTYKAMEEMAAELAAGLARLRKGYVDAAESLAMILDDDQEYPYDFVVFRLTGYRPRSIDKSTPRPMLGSKLRQDLLLMMMKICDSFDLRPSEYEEPVVDSQAVANRFNVSTKTIQRWRQRGLPTRKMLFPDGRRRVVFLESSLQRFIGFQEGDVSRSVRFTQISEQERRDIFRRAKRMATFTHCSLGDVAKRLAARTGRAVETIRYTLRNHDIEHPEDPIFPFLSAPLNDQEKIAIYRGYLRGFAVPALAERHHRTRGTIYRVVNEVRAQQLLKRPISYVYSSQFDLPNADDIIMSAVPLDAEATKPAPRPPADLPPYLRALYDVPLLTPEGEKDLFRRYNFLKYQADKQRKQIDLNRIRTHKLREIEDLLLQSNVVKNQIIRSNLRLVVSIAKKHMGKAQTLFELISDGNVSLMRAVEKFDYTRGNRFSTYASWAIIRNFARSVPKEQYQLDRFATGNEEVLDIAASLRTYDPNELNLRELRESIDAVLTRLNPQERAILIDHYGLDPSGKGKTLEQLGRQLGISKERVRQIELQAMKKLRGFMQPEQSDLMA is encoded by the coding sequence GTGGGCAAATATACCTACAAAGCAATGGAGGAAATGGCGGCGGAATTGGCCGCCGGCCTTGCGCGCCTGAGAAAGGGGTATGTCGACGCCGCCGAGTCGCTGGCGATGATCCTCGATGACGATCAGGAGTATCCCTACGATTTCGTCGTGTTCCGCCTGACCGGGTATCGCCCCAGGAGCATCGACAAGTCCACCCCCCGCCCGATGCTCGGCTCGAAATTGCGACAGGATCTTCTGCTGATGATGATGAAGATCTGCGACAGCTTCGACCTGCGCCCGTCCGAATACGAAGAGCCGGTCGTAGACAGCCAGGCCGTGGCCAATCGCTTCAACGTTTCGACCAAGACCATCCAACGATGGCGCCAGCGCGGCCTGCCCACGCGCAAAATGCTCTTTCCCGACGGGCGACGCCGCGTCGTTTTTCTCGAAAGCTCGCTGCAGCGGTTCATCGGGTTCCAGGAAGGCGACGTGAGCCGCTCGGTGCGTTTCACGCAGATCAGCGAGCAGGAACGCCGCGACATCTTTCGCCGCGCCAAGCGGATGGCCACGTTCACGCACTGCTCGCTCGGCGACGTCGCCAAACGCCTCGCGGCCCGCACCGGGCGAGCCGTCGAGACGATTCGCTATACGCTGCGAAACCACGATATCGAGCACCCGGAGGACCCGATCTTTCCCTTCCTGTCGGCCCCGCTCAACGACCAGGAAAAGATCGCCATCTACCGCGGATATCTGCGGGGCTTCGCCGTGCCTGCGCTGGCCGAACGCCACCACCGCACCCGCGGAACCATCTATCGCGTTGTCAATGAAGTGCGGGCCCAGCAACTGCTCAAGCGACCCATCAGCTACGTCTATAGCTCGCAGTTCGACCTGCCCAACGCCGATGACATCATCATGTCCGCGGTGCCCCTGGACGCCGAGGCCACCAAGCCCGCCCCGCGCCCGCCGGCCGACCTGCCCCCATACCTGCGAGCGCTCTACGACGTGCCGCTGCTGACGCCCGAAGGCGAGAAAGACCTCTTTCGCCGGTACAACTTTCTCAAGTACCAGGCGGACAAACAGCGAAAGCAGATCGATCTCAACCGCATCCGCACGCACAAGCTGCGGGAGATCGAGGACCTCCTGCTGCAGTCCAACGTCGTCAAGAACCAGATTATCCGCTCGAACCTGCGCCTGGTGGTCTCGATCGCCAAGAAGCACATGGGCAAAGCCCAAACGCTTTTCGAGCTGATCAGCGACGGCAACGTGTCGCTCATGCGCGCGGTGGAGAAGTTCGACTACACGCGAGGCAACCGCTTCAGCACCTATGCCTCGTGGGCCATCATCCGCAACTTTGCCCGCAGCGTCCCCAAGGAGCAGTACCAGCTCGACCGCTTCGCCACCGGAAACGAAGAAGTGCTCGATATCGCCGCCAGCCTGCGCACGTACGACCCCAATGAACTGAACCTGCGAGAACTGCGAGAGAGCATCGACGCTGTCTTGACCCGCCTCAACCCGCAGGAACGGGCCATCCTCATTGACCACTACGGCCTCGACCCCTCCGGCAAGGGCAAGACGCTCGAGCAGCTCGGCCGCCAGTTGGGCATCTCGAAGGAACGCGTTCGTCAGATCGAACTGCAGGCGATGAAGAAACTCCGCGGGTTCATGCAGCCCGAGCAGTCAGACCTGATGGCCTGA